The following is a genomic window from Rhododendron vialii isolate Sample 1 chromosome 9a, ASM3025357v1.
TGAAAAAGTGATCACAAATTGAGCTCGGACTCTTTCCATAAAATCTGTATCAAATCAAGGGAGGAATATATTTTCATCAAATCCAACTGAACTCAACCATTTCAACAAATCGGCAACGCTGGTATTGTTAAATGTTACCAAATTCTATATGTAACCTGCATATTAGCTTAATCGGTTTAACCCTAAACAAGTGATGGGAAAACCATAAAATGTTACCAAACAGAGTAATAAATCATTTACGGCAAAAGCAGCCCATTTTTATGCCATTGCACAAGCTTCCTAAGCAAAATGAGAAATTCTGTTCAATATTATATATAAGCAATCTTATTAATCATACTGAGTCATCTCCAGAATTTCGGAGGTTTAGCTTGACATTTATGTTCCCACGTACTGTTAGCTAGAATAGATCGATATCTATGGAGATCAAGAAACATTGCACGATAATCTCAAGAGCCTCTCCAACCCAAGAGTCTCCAGGGCAAGAGTCCTTATCGGATCCACAACAATGATTGAAACCATTCATCTTTTAGAGCTCGTCACTAACATTGACCagccaaaaatcatgttgatcggaaatcatttgatatgatttcgaagTGCATTTGGAAATCGAGTCTAGTGACCAAGTGAAGTGTACACTAACTTTTGCTAGTTTGGCCATTTAACATCTAAAAAATTAGCATCTCCATAGTGAATGATCTAACACAATCATTTATACAATATGCACATGTGGCATTCTATCATTGGTGAATGGCGAGTAAGTGATTTGcgattctttttatttaaaccCACTCGACAAAGAAACAGGACTACATATGTGTGTCGTATATTGTTTAATCAAACAGGTACCAGAGCCTGGAGAAGCATGAACACCAACGACATAGCAAAAATGGTTAACATTAAGATAGAATAGCTGCAATGGCAGTACCATGAACAACGGGAAATACATTCTAATTACTTAACCCTAAGACGCTACGATGCAAATTCTTCGAGCAACAAAAGGAAATCAAACAATGCCCGCTCCCGGGATACCGGTTAAAATCGGTTCTTTCTACTTCCCTGTCCACGCAAAAAAGCACGCCCGGATTAGTCTCCCCAATATATGAGTACCTGCTTCCAGACTCAAGCCGTGTATTTACATGCACCATAACCTGTACTCAGTGATaggaatgggaaaaaaaaacaaggagtTAGCAATGTGCATAACCTGAATTCGAACTAAAGAtagcacacacaaaaaaaaaaacagaatgcAGGTCACTGATTAATTACATCATCAATATTTTCGGATGGGAATTGATCCCCTTTTATCATCCGCATACCCTTTTTGTCGTCATCCATGTGAATTTAAAATAGTACCCCTTCGGCTGTAAAACGTTGTACCAATGGAACGGTACTAGCGTAAATTcacatggaaaaagaaaaaaagagcgCGGATGGTGGAAAAAGGAGTGCGAAATTCGCTACaccatttcaaaatcaatagcAATATTCAAAGAGTAGCAGAAGTACACATCCTGTTCCAATGGACGGCGTACTGGACGTCGACTCAATAAGAAGGCAGGGTATACCAACCCTATTTAAAGAGATTTGCGGAGAAACATAGCAAGAACCGGATTAGAATTTTGGGAAGGAGAGGGAATCAGATTCCTACTTACTTGGGTCAGAGGTCGTCACAGAACCGGTGCCAGAGAAGTCGCAGTTGAAATCCTGGTGACCCTTTGCCTGATAGTAAGCGTTCATGATGTATGCGGCGTGGGACTTGACAGTGTTAGGGTTGAAGCACGCCCCGCCGGCTTTAATGGCACTGCAATCTACTCCTCCATCAGTGCACGCCCAGTTAATGTTTGCCTGCAATGAGGCTTCGGTAGCTCCTGACTTTGGCACACACCACTCCTTTCCTGATGTGGGAGTAACCGGTGCTGGCGCCACACTACCACCGCCACCAGGCTGTTTCATTGCCAAAACAACAGAGTAAGTAAATGAAGCTATTTATTTATCCATGGCATCGAAACTACTATCGCGTAAGTTGATTCATGTGGGATTCGTTGTTATCCCCATTCCTTCTAAAATGCAATCCCAACCACAGGATCGTGGCTCGAGATTCATATTCTCGTGTTATAAATATTAATGCCCAAACaatgaaagtaaaaatatttgGTTTCCCCAAACACAAAATCTTGATTTCAACCAGGATGGCAGGATGTGCCACTTTGGTTAACTTCGATCAATGCACTACAAGGTTGATGGCCCTTTTGAGATATCTCACCAATCACCATCATGATCAAAACTGTTCATATTATAGAGGCTGTTGAGCATTTCATTCGTACAAAAAAAATCGAGTGAATCGGACATTGCAATCACACGAGATACATTTGAAATCGGATATTGACATCCACATGCATGATTGAAAAAATTGATCCACACTTCATTCTGTGCAACTTTTCGACCATCCATTTTTTTAAGAACAAAACTATGTTGAATCATTTCCTACTGATATCCGTCCATaagattttttacagaaataaaCTTTCGGCGACTTCTACAAAAGCGAGCCATTCAGATCATGTCAATCTGCGTGGGTACATTAGCAGCGGAATACAGATCCCTCATCCTTGCATTTAGGCCAGGGGAgtaaaaagtacttattttttaaaaattaaatgcGATGTATTATGATAGAACGACCTGTATCGTAaagcggaaaataagtacttaaaaaacaagacccttaggccccgtttgataacagtgatagatggatgaaattcgtaaggagatgagattgttaatgagtatgtttgtttgagatgagattggattgatagaagaaatcgGTAATGAGAAGGAGTTAGGATTGGACTACGAATACCAAATCCCAAGAaatattgctaataccccctatAGGCCGGATTGTTTGTCCCATGGGACTACCAATCCGGAccaattttggaaaccaaacaaagtattactaATACCATCACCTTAGCAATCCAATTCCAACCTCCAATCcgtttatcaaacggggcctcaGCAGAACGGGCCCTTAGTGGTATCTACTATACaatttactactactactactatcaGTAACTCATTAGTTAAAAGAACTTCGTGATTAGTGTAGAGCGAGATGAAAAATACTAGTAGTAAAAGTATTTATCTAAATAGTAATGACAATTACGTTACTACAATTTGCTTCTACTACTTCTTTACTAAAGTagtggagtagtatttttttagtgaaaggaaaggaaagaaaaaggaatgtTGTTACTCCTATTTACTAGTAGGAGTACATACATTTATACTATACTCCAGTCAAACAGCAATTTACTTACTGGGTGAAGTAGTAGTTTAATTAAGGATTAATCACTAATTTAACTCGAGGATTAGAAGTTAAAAAACATGATGTACTAGCAAACAAGAGCTCcgaccaaacaaaacaaaaaaaagaaaacaaaaagccaaacaaaacaaaggcaGCCACGTCACGAAGATGGTTCAACTTTCAGACAACGACAATCGTCAACCTAGAGGGGAgaatcttctttctttctttctttcctttgttttttttgtttggtagtATTCCGTACTAGAAAGGCGTGCAAAAACGCGGTGAACAAAACGCGTGTCCCGAAAAGTAATTGAAACGTCACAATCCCACTTTCCTTTTCCATTTCACACCGCAGAGTACTGCACACCAACACGAGATGCATATTGTACTACTAttgtctttctctttccaaagcCCCGTATACAGTAACACTTAAACTATGAATAAAAATGCTCCTTTTctataaaatataaaagaaaattgattttgacattttacttttatatatatatatgtatatatatatatatataagagctTCAATTTGTAGTACATTAAAAGTAATTTTACATTAAAAATGaaacatcaaaatcaaaatccaaaaaacaaaaattcgtTATCCGAACTAACTTTAGTCCACATCGATTAATTCTAAGATTTTAAAATTAACTAACATTCACTTAAAACTAGATAAACCTTCCAATAGCTTTGGAACTCAGATTCAAACATATGACCTCAGATTTCCCGTGTTTATTTGACCAACCCGTTCGAGTTAAGAAAAGATTTGTCCTGTATTTggtgaataaaataaaataaactgaaaaaataaacaatactaGTAGTACTCTTCCTAAGATGATGGTAGAGCTACAAAGATACGTCAACAGAATTACAAGCTTTAActtgattaaaaaataacaaataatcACTCGATTGCACCAAATAAGGGTTTATTACCTGAGACTGTCGCATAATCCCGATGTCATAAACCGCCGAGAAATCCGGCCGAAACAACCCGAAATTCCTCTCATCCGCCGCCCCCGGCTTCAGATTCTCATTGAACAGCGAGAACAAAAACGTCTCGAACTTCCTCCCCGGCATCAACGGCGTCCCCACCCCCGACCCGGCCTTCCTCGCCACGTTCAAGTTATGCCACCGCGCATTCTCCACCGTACACCACCACATCCCCGGATCCCCCGCCGACGGCCACCCGGTCTCGCCCACCGCTATCTCCACGTCCCCGAACCCCAGCTTCTTCATCGACATGTACACCGCGTCCAGCAACAGGTCGTAAGCGTCCGTGTAGTTCTTGCCCGTCGCCCGATCGAAAAGCCCCGGGTTAGGTTTGAACAACGCGAAGTTGTTGTCCTTCGGGTTCCACGCGAAGTACGGGTACGGGTTCACCATGAAGGGGGACTTGGCTTCGCGGTGGAATTCAAGCATAGGGGTTAAGAAGTACTTCTGCCAACCGAACTGGAAGCTTGCGGAGCTGGGCGGCCGCGAGCTGTTCAAAATGCCGAGGGAATGCGGGGTGGTGACTTTGATGGCGGTGAAATTGGATTTCAGGAGCGCGTGGTGGATGGATCTCATGGCGGGGACGAGGTTGTTGACCATGGCGGCGTCGCCCCAGTGGAGGACCTCGGAGCCTACGAGGATGTACTCGAATCTCGTGGAGG
Proteins encoded in this region:
- the LOC131300097 gene encoding glucan endo-1,3-beta-glucosidase-like, giving the protein MDTSTKKTPHLTLLISTLLLLHITAVTSIGVNYGAMGDNLPPPLQVAQFIKTQTTIDRVKIFDMNPDIIRAFAGTNIPLSVTIPNGLIPVLSNLTAARQWVGSNIRPFYPSTRFEYILVGSEVLHWGDAAMVNNLVPAMRSIHHALLKSNFTAIKVTTPHSLGILNSSRPPSSASFQFGWQKYFLTPMLEFHREAKSPFMVNPYPYFAWNPKDNNFALFKPNPGLFDRATGKNYTDAYDLLLDAVYMSMKKLGFGDVEIAVGETGWPSAGDPGMWWCTVENARWHNLNVARKAGSGVGTPLMPGRKFETFLFSLFNENLKPGAADERNFGLFRPDFSAVYDIGIMRQSQPGGGGSVAPAPVTPTSGKEWCVPKSGATEASLQANINWACTDGGVDCSAIKAGGACFNPNTVKSHAAYIMNAYYQAKGHQDFNCDFSGTGSVTTSDPSYGACKYTA